One genomic region from Sulfolobales archaeon encodes:
- a CDS encoding extracellular solute-binding protein: protein MAIKSSRMLYVIMIIAIVVAAVAGFLAGQSYAPGATQQTLTIWRTATQVFTQTYVTTIQQPATTPPQTPIATATQTPTPEQLLAPIVEAARKEGKLIIYSTVDRPSAEPLLNAFKAKYPFIDLQYVELNSVQLYNRYVSERAAGAPTADILWSSGADLQYLLIQNGSAQPYRLTIYDRIPEAAKYRDLVYIPFFGLVAPIYSTQKVPKDLAPKSYSDILKLLTERKDLFPPRSVATFNIEGSAFALTFTYYLYKGEPDLIQKIFTAAGSIGVVMHTATGPQIEMIKTGQAVISTSLFANYAFREAVNDPRVGVFIPTDIVVLMPITMFITKEARNPNAAKLFMEFVFSDEGQKALAQTSNVIVMGDNPFYPQLSLKYIQANVRKPMIVRFGDGIIDELLKPDVRNSFISMWKKWLGIG, encoded by the coding sequence TGGAGCTACACAGCAGACGCTAACAATATGGAGAACAGCTACCCAGGTGTTTACACAAACATATGTAACAACGATCCAACAGCCTGCAACAACACCGCCCCAGACACCCATAGCAACAGCTACTCAGACACCTACTCCCGAGCAGCTCCTAGCACCTATAGTTGAGGCTGCTAGAAAAGAGGGCAAGCTCATAATATATAGCACTGTTGATAGGCCGAGTGCAGAGCCTCTTCTAAATGCTTTTAAGGCTAAGTATCCCTTTATAGATCTTCAATATGTAGAGCTTAACTCGGTACAGCTCTATAATAGATATGTTAGCGAGAGGGCTGCGGGTGCTCCTACAGCTGATATTCTGTGGTCCTCAGGAGCTGATCTACAGTATCTGCTTATCCAAAATGGTAGTGCTCAGCCGTATAGATTGACTATATATGATAGGATACCTGAGGCAGCTAAATACAGAGATCTAGTATATATACCGTTCTTCGGCTTGGTAGCCCCTATATATAGCACTCAAAAGGTTCCAAAAGACTTGGCGCCTAAGTCCTACTCGGATATACTTAAACTGCTAACAGAGAGGAAGGATCTCTTCCCTCCAAGGAGTGTGGCAACGTTTAATATTGAGGGGAGCGCTTTTGCCTTAACATTCACCTACTACCTGTATAAGGGAGAACCCGACCTGATACAGAAGATCTTCACAGCCGCTGGCTCCATCGGCGTTGTTATGCATACAGCAACAGGGCCTCAGATCGAGATGATCAAGACCGGGCAGGCTGTGATATCTACAAGCCTCTTCGCCAACTACGCGTTTAGAGAAGCCGTAAATGATCCGAGGGTAGGCGTGTTTATCCCCACAGATATAGTAGTTCTCATGCCTATAACAATGTTCATAACTAAGGAGGCTAGGAATCCCAATGCAGCTAAGCTCTTCATGGAATTCGTCTTCTCCGACGAGGGGCAGAAAGCGTTGGCCCAAACATCAAATGTAATTGTTATGGGAGATAATCCGTTCTACCCACAGCTATCCCTCAAATATATCCAGGCAAACGTTAGGAAACCAATGATAGTTAGGTTTGGCGATGGCATTATTGACGAGCTGTTAAAACCCGATGTTAGGAATAGCTTTATATCGATGTGGAAGAAGTGGTTGGGGATAGGATAG
- a CDS encoding iron ABC transporter permease, whose translation MINQIFKIVSIFFAAIAVLAMGIIVYQSFLGAAFYEKGLHVTIDSYLSTLRDHDFYRALIGSLAIAALTVLALPIALFAAIAIHKIGVYGARVIEPMLIIPMFISPIIWGFAWLYSYGPAGVFPNLWGDIYGLIPSGIISALIHVPNAYVIISTSILGIDSSYEEVARSHGARALLVITRVVMPLIRPSIVFSAILLFILGMEQFGIPLLFYTSVGGLVLTTYIYQQQVLSITPNYPKEAVAASILIYMALSLLFLQRYLAMRLSRRYAVLGSRVRSIAKIAVSPVWRGVATAALLLYLVFAVLIPLASLIMRSLNPLYGGKGGFSLDYYITILSSEYHRGIIMNTLEIALIAASLGTLACIGFSLSIMRSRNVFESRLFDVVSTLPRAMPGIVMGLAFLWIYLFTPLRPILYTPLGIAIAHVTAWSIMGTRVLVSSLGQLSPELEEVARVHGASASITLRKVVLPLVKRAVLISWLVMFIYSIRDYAIATLLVLPQTMVVGAFLIMSYGSGEIGVVSALSSMLVIIILAMTIAIFRLGWKPYG comes from the coding sequence TTGATAAACCAGATCTTCAAAATAGTATCTATTTTTTTCGCCGCAATAGCTGTGCTGGCTATGGGTATAATTGTCTATCAATCCTTTCTAGGAGCAGCCTTTTATGAAAAGGGTCTCCATGTAACGATAGATAGCTATCTATCTACCCTCAGAGATCATGATTTCTATAGAGCTTTGATAGGTTCGCTCGCTATAGCAGCGCTCACAGTACTAGCGCTTCCAATAGCTTTGTTCGCAGCTATAGCTATCCACAAGATAGGGGTATATGGGGCTAGGGTTATAGAGCCCATGCTGATAATCCCCATGTTCATCTCACCCATTATCTGGGGCTTTGCATGGCTATATTCATATGGGCCTGCTGGTGTGTTTCCAAATCTGTGGGGAGATATATATGGCTTGATCCCTAGTGGAATTATATCAGCATTGATCCATGTGCCCAATGCATATGTAATCATATCAACATCGATTCTGGGGATAGATTCCTCCTATGAAGAGGTGGCCAGGTCTCATGGGGCGAGAGCGCTGCTAGTGATCACGAGGGTGGTGATGCCATTGATAAGGCCCTCTATAGTGTTTTCAGCAATTCTACTCTTTATATTGGGGATGGAGCAATTTGGCATCCCACTTTTATTCTATACATCGGTTGGGGGGCTTGTGCTGACCACCTATATATATCAGCAACAGGTTCTCAGCATAACCCCTAACTATCCTAAAGAGGCTGTAGCAGCATCAATACTCATCTACATGGCATTATCTCTTCTATTCCTTCAGAGATACCTAGCTATGAGGCTTTCAAGAAGATATGCTGTTCTAGGATCTAGGGTCAGGAGCATCGCCAAAATAGCTGTTTCACCGGTGTGGAGAGGAGTTGCCACAGCTGCTCTGCTATTATATCTCGTATTCGCTGTGCTCATACCACTAGCCTCTCTAATAATGAGATCGCTTAATCCTCTCTATGGTGGTAAAGGAGGTTTCTCGCTTGACTACTATATAACAATTCTATCCTCTGAATATCATAGAGGGATAATTATGAATACGCTAGAGATAGCGCTAATAGCAGCCTCTCTAGGCACTCTAGCATGTATAGGCTTCTCACTCTCTATCATGAGGAGTAGAAATGTTTTTGAGAGTAGGTTATTCGATGTGGTTTCAACGCTTCCCAGAGCTATGCCGGGTATTGTGATGGGCCTAGCATTTCTGTGGATATATCTCTTCACACCCCTCAGGCCAATTCTATATACCCCCCTAGGGATAGCGATAGCCCATGTTACTGCATGGTCTATCATGGGTACAAGGGTGCTGGTATCAAGCCTAGGCCAGCTCTCCCCCGAGCTGGAGGAGGTTGCAAGGGTTCACGGGGCCAGCGCGTCTATAACCCTTAGGAAGGTTGTATTGCCATTGGTTAAAAGGGCTGTTCTGATCTCTTGGCTGGTTATGTTCATATATTCTATTCGTGATTATGCGATAGCCACTCTACTAGTTCTACCCCAGACAATGGTTGTCGGAGCGTTTCTTATAATGTCATATGGCTCTGGAGAGATAGGTGTTGTATCTGCGCTCTCATCGATGTTGGTTATAATTATACTGGCTATGACCATAGCTATATTTAGGCTGGGTTGGAAGCCCTATGGGTGA
- a CDS encoding antitoxin, translating into MSVVISIRIPRWLKEKLESYGINISELVKRKLFEELENIERENAEKILSELRSLEGKVDLYELAKIIDEEHKG; encoded by the coding sequence TTGAGTGTTGTTATAAGTATTAGGATCCCGAGGTGGTTGAAGGAAAAGCTTGAGAGCTATGGTATCAATATATCCGAGCTTGTGAAGAGAAAGTTATTTGAGGAACTAGAGAATATTGAGCGGGAAAACGCTGAAAAGATTCTTAGTGAGCTGAGGAGTTTAGAGGGTAAAGTAGATCTATATGAGCTTGCAAAGATCATCGATGAAGAGCATAAGGGATAG
- a CDS encoding ABC transporter ATP-binding protein: MSILYVSDLVKKFGSVVALNMEGRSLGIEKGEIFVVIGPSGSGKTTFLRCIAGLETPDKGEIVIGGKEVFSYSKGINLPPEKRSVGYVPQTWGLWPHMKVWDNIAFGLKIKKMPREEIARRVKSVAESLKIDHLLDRYPWQLSGGQQQRVALARAIVLEPSLLLLDEPISNLDAALRDEARIWLRETIKSLRITSIYVTHDIREAFALGDRIALISDGLFRKVGTPSEIYRSVDDPVLASLLRFNIVRGRVVRVYRDSVEVDIGGATIKCTARGDLKEGSDALIYFSPRDVAIGDGDLEVNIISTTFSGEYYEAVAELGGKMIRIYMDRDLSQKRVKARIERCIASNIYI, encoded by the coding sequence ATGAGCATCCTCTATGTCTCAGACCTTGTGAAGAAGTTTGGCTCTGTTGTGGCCCTCAATATGGAGGGTAGATCTCTGGGTATTGAGAAGGGAGAGATCTTCGTGGTGATAGGCCCATCAGGCAGTGGTAAAACAACCTTTCTGAGATGCATAGCAGGTCTTGAAACCCCTGATAAGGGGGAGATAGTTATAGGTGGTAAGGAGGTCTTCAGCTATTCAAAGGGAATCAACCTACCCCCGGAAAAGAGATCTGTAGGATATGTGCCCCAGACATGGGGTCTATGGCCTCATATGAAGGTTTGGGATAACATAGCTTTTGGCCTCAAGATCAAGAAGATGCCTAGGGAAGAGATAGCGAGGAGAGTTAAATCTGTTGCCGAGTCTCTAAAGATAGATCATCTGCTAGATAGATACCCATGGCAGCTCTCTGGTGGGCAGCAGCAGAGGGTAGCACTTGCAAGGGCCATAGTGTTAGAGCCCTCTCTACTGCTCCTGGACGAGCCCATATCTAATCTAGATGCAGCCCTTAGAGATGAGGCTAGGATATGGCTTAGAGAGACTATAAAGAGCCTTAGAATCACCTCGATATATGTTACACACGATATAAGGGAGGCATTTGCCCTCGGAGACAGGATCGCCCTTATATCTGATGGTCTCTTCAGAAAGGTTGGGACACCAAGCGAGATATATAGATCTGTTGATGATCCTGTGCTAGCTAGCCTACTAAGATTTAACATTGTAAGGGGTAGAGTAGTCAGGGTATATAGAGACTCTGTAGAGGTTGATATAGGGGGTGCTACTATTAAGTGCACAGCTAGGGGTGATCTAAAGGAGGGATCCGATGCTCTTATATACTTCTCGCCCAGGGATGTGGCTATTGGTGATGGGGATCTCGAAGTTAATATTATAAGCACAACATTCTCAGGCGAGTACTACGAGGCTGTGGCAGAGCTAGGCGGTAAAATGATTAGAATATATATGGATAGAGATCTTAGTCAGAAAAGGGTTAAGGCTAGGATCGAGAGGTGTATAGCTTCCAACATATATATCTAG
- a CDS encoding mandelate racemase/muconate lactonizing enzyme family protein, with amino-acid sequence MKIKDIKVEIFSHKVDLADFGGGRDLAVVRVITDDGVEGISYVPGFSHIPTPLSRAFKEIVEGVIRENIVGLDPTSIEAIWNRLFHRLTRWGRRGIVIQAISGIDMALWDILGKISGLPLWRLLGGYREDVPAYANVAHHLPPRELAKKAIEYYEKGFRAFKIRGARTEVPFEEATERIRAIRDALGYDVKLMVDMNGSLDTHQAIEYLRKWERYDLYWIEEPLHPDNLEGYKRIKKYSNTMIAAGEQHSTVHDFRVLVEDELVDVVQPDASWCGGISEWLKIWSIATAYGVPVAPHALHPIHAHLVAAKPNTMWVEYFYPDNPLYSLVYEVFEEPRESLYAEKGSLKAPKSPGLGLKLKKAS; translated from the coding sequence TTGAAGATAAAAGATATAAAGGTGGAGATTTTCTCCCATAAAGTCGATCTAGCAGATTTTGGAGGGGGAAGAGATCTCGCAGTGGTGAGGGTTATAACGGATGATGGGGTGGAGGGTATCAGCTATGTTCCAGGTTTCTCGCATATTCCAACCCCCCTTTCAAGGGCCTTCAAGGAGATTGTGGAGGGTGTTATTAGGGAGAACATAGTGGGGCTGGACCCCACATCTATTGAGGCGATTTGGAACAGGTTATTCCACAGACTCACTAGATGGGGTAGGCGGGGCATAGTTATACAGGCTATATCAGGCATCGATATGGCTCTCTGGGATATACTCGGCAAGATCTCGGGTCTTCCTCTCTGGAGACTCTTGGGAGGCTATAGAGAGGATGTGCCGGCATATGCTAATGTTGCACACCACCTACCTCCAAGGGAGCTTGCTAAGAAGGCTATTGAGTATTATGAGAAGGGTTTTAGAGCTTTCAAGATAAGGGGGGCTAGGACTGAGGTTCCATTTGAGGAGGCCACAGAGAGGATCAGGGCTATTAGGGATGCTCTTGGATATGATGTTAAGCTAATGGTTGATATGAACGGATCTCTGGATACACATCAAGCCATAGAGTATCTGAGGAAATGGGAGAGATATGATCTCTATTGGATCGAAGAACCCCTACACCCAGATAACCTAGAGGGATATAAGAGGATTAAGAAATACTCTAACACCATGATCGCTGCTGGTGAGCAACACTCAACAGTACATGACTTCAGAGTCCTCGTAGAGGATGAGCTTGTCGACGTAGTGCAGCCTGATGCCTCCTGGTGTGGTGGGATAAGCGAGTGGCTCAAGATCTGGTCCATAGCAACAGCATATGGAGTACCAGTCGCACCCCACGCACTACACCCCATACATGCTCACCTAGTGGCTGCCAAGCCGAACACCATGTGGGTGGAGTACTTCTACCCCGATAACCCCCTCTACTCGCTGGTGTATGAGGTGTTTGAAGAGCCCAGAGAATCTCTATATGCTGAGAAAGGATCTCTGAAAGCCCCTAAGAGCCCGGGTCTAGGGCTTAAGCTGAAGAAAGCTTCATGA